One genomic segment of Streptomyces liangshanensis includes these proteins:
- a CDS encoding GlxA family transcriptional regulator: MLKNVAAVLLDGVHPFELGVVCEVFGLDRSDDGLPVYDFAVVSGEGPVLRTHAGFTLGSLAGLERLEEADLIAVPAGDAYVEREFPEELLAALRRAVDRGARVLSVCTGGYLLGAAGLLDDRRCTVHWRHATDLAARFPRARVEPAVLYVEDGPVITSAGTAAGIDACLYLVRQEHGPEIANALARRMVVPPHRDGGQAQFIERPLPVACDTVGDVLSWMERHLDREMTVEQLAERAHMSPRTFARRFQQETGTTPYRWLLRQRVLLAQELLEGTDETVDRVAGRAGFGNAAGLRHHFLRTLGTTPNAYRRTFQGPGPLSASPAREPQAFGTVS; encoded by the coding sequence ATGCTGAAAAACGTCGCCGCCGTCCTGCTCGACGGAGTCCACCCGTTCGAACTCGGCGTCGTCTGCGAGGTGTTCGGACTCGACCGCAGCGACGACGGGCTCCCCGTCTACGACTTCGCCGTCGTCTCCGGCGAGGGACCGGTGCTCCGCACGCACGCCGGATTCACCCTCGGCTCGCTCGCCGGGCTCGAACGGCTGGAGGAGGCCGACCTCATCGCCGTACCCGCGGGGGACGCCTACGTGGAGCGCGAGTTCCCCGAGGAGCTGCTGGCCGCGCTGCGGCGCGCCGTCGACCGGGGCGCCCGCGTCCTCAGCGTCTGCACCGGCGGCTACCTGCTGGGCGCCGCGGGCCTCCTGGACGACCGCCGCTGCACCGTGCACTGGCGGCACGCCACCGACCTCGCCGCCCGCTTCCCCCGGGCACGGGTCGAGCCCGCCGTGCTGTACGTCGAGGACGGCCCGGTGATCACGTCCGCCGGTACGGCCGCCGGCATCGACGCGTGCCTGTATCTCGTACGCCAGGAACACGGCCCGGAGATCGCCAACGCGCTGGCCCGCCGCATGGTCGTCCCGCCCCACCGCGACGGCGGCCAGGCGCAGTTCATCGAGCGGCCGCTGCCCGTGGCCTGCGACACCGTCGGGGACGTGCTGTCCTGGATGGAACGCCACCTGGACCGCGAGATGACCGTGGAACAGCTCGCCGAGCGCGCCCACATGTCGCCGCGTACGTTCGCCCGCCGCTTCCAGCAGGAGACGGGGACCACCCCGTACCGCTGGCTCCTGCGCCAACGGGTGCTGCTGGCACAGGAGTTGCTGGAGGGGACGGACGAGACGGTGGACCGGGTCGCGGGACGGGCCGGGTTCGGGAACGCGGCGGGGCTGCGCCACCACTTCCTGCGGACGCTCGGGACGACCCCGAACGCGTACCGGCGCACGTTCCAGGGACCGGGACCGCTGTCGG